The following coding sequences are from one Arcobacter nitrofigilis DSM 7299 window:
- a CDS encoding tRNA pseudouridine(13) synthase TruD, with the protein MKRVFLQNYKPLEFKFYQNIDDFVVTENPINFTNRGNFIILKIEKERLGTWDLIDSLARNLNIYDNEIGYAGLKDKNATTTQHISIPRKYAKDIKKFKHPKIKILETYLHSTKLNIGDLIGNSFEINLHEVESCDVGIIEKRLHELAKNGMPNFFGYQRFGKDVKENLEKANKIIYGDLKIRDRKLEKMLISIYQSDLFNKWLAKRVEMSDGKFKLLDGEVMKSLDDLKFFTPNKINEKIIKDFEDKKIVPTGLLCGREVYRARNEAQLIEKEFDDTYIQEKGLRRDAIIFPKDIFVNYDVENKKCKLKFTLPKASYATVVVENIANQNLRV; encoded by the coding sequence ATGAAAAGAGTTTTTTTACAAAATTATAAACCCCTAGAATTTAAGTTCTATCAAAATATTGATGATTTTGTTGTTACTGAAAATCCAATAAATTTTACAAATAGAGGTAATTTTATAATTTTAAAAATAGAAAAAGAGAGATTAGGAACTTGGGATTTAATTGATTCACTTGCTAGAAATCTAAATATATATGATAATGAAATAGGTTATGCTGGATTAAAAGATAAAAATGCAACTACTACTCAACACATATCAATACCTAGAAAATATGCAAAAGATATAAAAAAATTCAAACATCCAAAAATAAAAATATTAGAAACTTATTTACACAGTACAAAACTAAATATCGGCGATTTGATTGGGAATTCATTTGAAATAAATCTTCATGAAGTTGAATCTTGTGATGTGGGTATTATAGAAAAAAGATTACATGAACTTGCAAAAAATGGTATGCCAAACTTCTTTGGTTATCAAAGATTTGGTAAAGATGTAAAAGAGAACCTTGAAAAAGCAAATAAAATTATCTATGGCGATTTAAAAATAAGAGATAGAAAGCTAGAAAAGATGTTAATCTCGATTTATCAAAGTGATTTATTTAATAAGTGGCTTGCCAAAAGAGTTGAAATGTCTGATGGAAAATTTAAATTACTTGATGGTGAAGTTATGAAATCACTTGATGACTTGAAGTTCTTTACTCCAAATAAAATAAATGAAAAGATAATAAAAGACTTTGAAGACAAAAAAATAGTTCCTACTGGACTTTTATGTGGAAGAGAAGTTTATCGAGCAAGAAATGAAGCACAACTTATTGAAAAAGAGTTTGATGATACTTATATTCAAGAAAAAGGCTTAAGAAGAGATGCTATTATTTTTCCAAAAGATATTTTTGTAAATTATGATGTTGAAAATAAAAAGTGCAAACTAAAATTCACACTTCCAAAAGCTTCATATGCTACGGTTGTAGTTGAGAATATAGCAAATCAAAATCTAAGAGTTTAA
- a CDS encoding PAS domain-containing sensor histidine kinase has protein sequence MHSSIKPIYIILLSIIIISAFISVNYFLSNKIEGLSENKYIEMSNSLKSQINEAIFNKKNSTFNVALTLSEDNNFKKFLENEKIPYSNLNVVSEKIKKYSNFKNLWIQLINKDGISKYRSWTNKKGDNIATIRKELPPLLKNPRVVSIISVGIFDITFKNIVPIYDGDKFLGLVEVITKMNSIAEEFKSKGIDLIILADKKYKNQIKKPFTKDFIGDYYVANLDAKSELKNLIKENINEFLTIKSYKLLDKYIVTTYVLKSLEDQNIGYCIIFKQKKEIDLSDIYEFDKFIKFIGILLALAVLAIFTSIHFYNKSKYATELEKNVKKRTQELNELTKKYHQIFEGSKAIKIIYDPTTLNIIDINAAASKFYGYKRTDFLKLKADDISMSTADNQRKEFLDILENKQNVFISKNILSSGEIKDVEIYASAIQIDKKTFVYSIIRDITDELKEKDEFNKKQKLFYQQAKMASMGEMLENIAHQWRQPLSTITTAASGAKIKKEFGDLDDDFFYDSVDLIVRAASYLSQTIDDFRDFFKQSKNKERFKLSTLLNTSIKLANIKNTDIEIVTLYEDCEILGYKNELIQVLLNFFSNAKDALNTARNTNKLIKIEIKKVDKNIIFSILDNAGGISESNIEKIFEPYFTTKHQAQGTGIGLYMSEQIITKHFDGEISVQNINYFYKNKEYSGANFKIKIPIVLNS, from the coding sequence GTGCACTCTTCAATAAAACCAATTTATATAATTTTATTAAGTATAATAATAATTTCTGCCTTCATATCTGTTAACTATTTTTTATCAAATAAAATAGAAGGATTGTCTGAAAATAAATATATAGAGATGTCAAATAGTTTAAAAAGTCAAATTAACGAAGCAATATTTAATAAAAAAAATTCTACTTTTAATGTTGCACTAACACTATCAGAAGATAATAATTTCAAAAAATTCTTAGAAAATGAAAAAATTCCATATTCTAACTTAAATGTTGTATCTGAAAAAATTAAAAAATATAGTAATTTTAAAAATCTATGGATACAGTTAATAAATAAAGATGGAATAAGTAAATATAGAAGCTGGACAAATAAAAAAGGTGATAATATAGCAACAATAAGAAAAGAGTTACCACCTTTACTTAAGAATCCAAGAGTTGTATCAATAATAAGTGTAGGTATATTTGACATAACTTTTAAAAATATTGTTCCAATTTATGATGGAGATAAATTTTTAGGTTTAGTTGAAGTAATTACAAAGATGAACTCTATTGCAGAAGAGTTTAAAAGTAAAGGAATTGATTTAATTATTCTTGCAGATAAAAAATATAAGAATCAAATCAAAAAACCTTTTACTAAAGATTTTATAGGTGATTATTATGTGGCAAATCTTGATGCTAAAAGTGAACTAAAAAATTTAATAAAAGAAAATATCAATGAATTTTTGACAATAAAAAGCTATAAATTATTAGATAAATATATAGTTACTACTTATGTTTTAAAAAGTTTAGAAGACCAAAATATTGGTTATTGCATTATTTTTAAACAAAAAAAAGAGATAGACTTAAGTGATATTTATGAATTTGATAAGTTTATCAAGTTTATTGGTATTCTTCTAGCCTTAGCAGTACTTGCTATTTTTACTTCAATCCATTTTTATAATAAATCAAAATATGCCACGGAATTAGAAAAAAACGTTAAAAAAAGAACCCAAGAGTTAAATGAATTAACAAAAAAATATCATCAAATCTTTGAAGGCTCAAAAGCTATAAAAATAATATATGATCCAACAACACTAAATATTATTGATATTAATGCAGCTGCAAGTAAATTTTATGGGTATAAGAGAACTGATTTTTTAAAATTAAAAGCAGATGATATATCAATGTCTACAGCAGATAATCAAAGAAAAGAGTTCCTTGATATATTAGAAAACAAACAAAATGTCTTTATTTCCAAAAATATTTTATCAAGTGGAGAAATAAAAGATGTGGAGATATACGCTTCAGCAATACAAATAGATAAAAAGACTTTTGTTTATTCTATTATTAGAGATATTACAGATGAACTAAAAGAAAAAGATGAATTTAATAAAAAACAAAAACTATTTTACCAACAAGCAAAAATGGCATCAATGGGTGAAATGCTTGAGAATATTGCACATCAATGGAGACAGCCCCTCTCAACTATAACAACAGCAGCGAGTGGAGCAAAAATAAAAAAAGAGTTTGGAGACTTGGATGATGATTTTTTTTATGATTCTGTCGACTTAATAGTAAGAGCTGCAAGTTATCTTTCACAAACAATTGATGACTTTAGAGACTTTTTTAAACAAAGTAAAAATAAAGAAAGATTTAAACTTTCTACACTGTTAAATACTTCAATAAAATTAGCTAATATTAAAAATACAGATATTGAAATAGTTACATTATATGAAGATTGTGAAATTCTTGGATATAAAAATGAATTGATTCAAGTGCTACTGAATTTTTTTAGTAATGCTAAAGATGCTCTAAACACAGCAAGAAATACTAATAAACTAATAAAAATAGAGATAAAAAAAGTTGACAAAAATATAATATTTTCTATTTTAGATAATGCAGGAGGAATAAGTGAATCAAACATTGAAAAGATATTTGAACCCTATTTTACAACTAAACACCAAGCCCAAGGAACTGGTATTGGTCTTTATATGAGTGAGCAAATTATCACAAAACATTTTGATGGCGAGATTAGTGTTCAAAATATAAACTACTTTTATAAAAATAAAGAATACTCTGGAGCAAATTTTAAAATAAAAATACCAATTGTTTTAAACTCTTAG
- the nirD gene encoding nitrite reductase small subunit NirD — translation MKTWIQALKIDEVPIMGSRVLYYKEEEIAIFKTKDGEIHAINNICPHKKGKLSEGLVHESMVTCPLHNWDIDLKNGEAKGENCNYSTIYETQLKDNYIYLKI, via the coding sequence ATGAAAACATGGATACAAGCGCTAAAAATAGATGAAGTACCAATTATGGGTTCAAGAGTTTTATACTACAAAGAAGAAGAAATTGCAATTTTTAAAACAAAAGATGGTGAAATTCATGCCATTAATAACATATGTCCACATAAAAAAGGGAAATTGAGTGAGGGATTGGTTCATGAAAGTATGGTTACTTGTCCTTTACATAATTGGGATATTGATTTGAAAAATGGAGAAGCGAAAGGTGAAAACTGTAATTATTCTACAATTTATGAGACACAATTAAAAGATAATTATATTTATTTAAAAATTTAA
- the nirB gene encoding nitrite reductase large subunit NirB — translation MKEKLVVIGNGMSGLRTIEDLLELEKNKYDITIYGEEPYVNYNRIMLSYLLSGEKSFEDTIINHETWYEQNNIILNKGDKVISIDKNSKTITSQNGKIESYDKLLIATGSKPFIPNTFGSNLKNVIAFRTKEDSDTILRLIDKEKTAVVVGGGLLGLEAAYGIAMHGIKTILVHRSASILSQQLDSTGGKLLQQNLEKYGIEFKLNTTVSEIYGDEVVEKVNFSDGTLVDSNIVVFATGIIPNTSLAKEAELECNKGIVVNDYLKTSDDSIYAIGECVEHSGNTYGLVAPLYEQAKVLAKVLATKQTVGYSGSTLSTRLKISGVDLFSAGDYLGDETTENLILLDEKVGIYKKLVIYNNKIIGMVLYGETADASWYLKLLKEETDISDLRTKILFGKSALGDSGHGGNDINSISDDEEICGCNGVCKGDIVSAIKEKDLKSLSDVKSCTKAGASCGSCLGLVEQILVNTLGDEYKNIEEGICDCTTLGHKEIKSTIDNGEFKTVYDVFKKLDWKTQDGCVKCRPAINYYLLVKYNDDKYKNDKRSALVNDRVLANIQKDGTYSVVPRIWGGLTSPQELKDIADIAVKYDVPTVKFTGGQRLDMLGVKKEQLEPMWKDLNDCGFVSGQAYAKGLRTVKTCVGNTWCRFGTQDSMGMGVIIEKLTWGSWTPHKFKIAVSGCPRNCAEATIKDLGVIGVDSGWEIHIAGNGGIKVRVTDLLCKVETDEELLEYVKAFMQFYREDAYYLERTAHWVERVGLEYVKDVMLDKQKVNFYAKRFEESQKHAQIDPWAKAIEEGFTKEFSPIVLNPEESHSFEAKEI, via the coding sequence ATGAAAGAGAAATTAGTAGTAATTGGAAATGGAATGAGTGGTTTAAGAACCATAGAAGATTTACTAGAATTAGAAAAAAACAAATATGATATTACAATTTATGGAGAAGAACCCTATGTAAACTATAATAGAATTATGCTTTCATATTTACTCAGTGGTGAAAAAAGTTTTGAAGATACAATTATCAATCATGAAACTTGGTATGAACAAAATAATATAATTCTTAATAAAGGCGATAAAGTAATATCTATAGATAAAAACTCTAAAACTATCACTAGCCAAAATGGAAAAATAGAATCTTATGACAAACTTCTTATAGCAACTGGTTCAAAACCTTTTATCCCTAATACTTTTGGAAGTAATTTAAAAAATGTTATTGCTTTTAGAACTAAAGAAGATAGTGATACTATTTTAAGATTAATAGATAAAGAAAAAACCGCTGTAGTTGTAGGAGGTGGTCTTCTTGGTCTTGAAGCTGCTTATGGAATAGCTATGCATGGTATTAAAACTATTTTAGTTCATAGAAGTGCTTCAATTTTATCTCAACAATTAGACTCAACAGGAGGGAAACTTCTTCAACAAAATCTTGAAAAATATGGAATAGAATTCAAACTAAACACTACTGTTTCTGAAATCTATGGAGATGAAGTAGTTGAAAAAGTAAATTTTTCTGATGGAACTTTAGTGGATTCTAATATTGTAGTTTTTGCTACAGGAATCATCCCTAATACTTCACTTGCCAAAGAAGCAGAACTTGAATGTAATAAAGGGATTGTTGTAAATGATTATTTAAAAACAAGTGATGATTCTATTTATGCAATTGGAGAGTGTGTTGAACATAGTGGAAATACATACGGTTTAGTGGCACCGTTATATGAACAAGCAAAAGTTTTGGCAAAAGTTTTAGCTACAAAACAAACAGTTGGTTACTCTGGTTCAACTTTATCAACTAGACTTAAAATTTCAGGAGTTGATTTATTTAGTGCTGGTGATTATTTAGGAGATGAGACTACAGAAAATCTTATCTTGCTGGATGAAAAAGTTGGTATTTATAAAAAACTAGTGATTTACAATAATAAAATTATTGGGATGGTTTTATATGGAGAAACAGCAGATGCTTCATGGTATTTAAAACTCTTAAAAGAAGAGACTGATATTTCTGACTTACGAACAAAAATTCTTTTTGGTAAATCAGCACTTGGAGATAGTGGACATGGAGGAAATGATATAAACTCTATAAGTGATGATGAAGAGATATGTGGATGTAATGGTGTTTGTAAAGGTGATATTGTTTCTGCTATAAAAGAAAAAGACTTAAAATCACTAAGTGATGTAAAATCATGCACAAAAGCTGGAGCTTCATGTGGTTCTTGCCTTGGACTTGTTGAACAAATTTTAGTAAATACTTTAGGTGATGAATACAAAAATATAGAAGAGGGAATCTGTGATTGTACAACATTAGGTCACAAAGAGATTAAAAGTACAATTGATAATGGTGAGTTTAAAACTGTATATGATGTATTTAAAAAACTTGATTGGAAAACCCAAGATGGTTGTGTTAAATGTAGACCAGCTATAAATTACTATTTATTAGTTAAATATAATGATGACAAATATAAAAATGATAAACGAAGTGCTTTAGTAAATGACAGAGTTTTAGCAAACATCCAAAAAGATGGTACTTATTCAGTAGTTCCTAGAATTTGGGGAGGATTAACTTCTCCGCAAGAGTTAAAAGATATAGCTGATATTGCAGTTAAATATGATGTTCCAACTGTAAAATTCACCGGTGGACAGAGACTTGATATGTTAGGAGTCAAAAAAGAACAGCTTGAACCCATGTGGAAGGATTTAAATGATTGTGGATTTGTATCTGGACAAGCTTATGCAAAAGGTCTTCGAACTGTAAAAACCTGTGTTGGCAATACTTGGTGTAGATTTGGAACCCAAGATTCTATGGGAATGGGTGTAATTATAGAAAAGCTTACGTGGGGATCTTGGACTCCACATAAATTTAAAATAGCAGTTTCAGGATGTCCTAGAAATTGCGCAGAAGCTACAATAAAAGATTTAGGTGTAATTGGTGTTGATTCTGGTTGGGAGATACATATTGCTGGAAATGGTGGTATAAAAGTTAGAGTAACTGACCTTTTATGCAAAGTTGAAACAGATGAAGAGTTACTTGAATATGTAAAAGCCTTTATGCAATTTTATAGAGAGGATGCTTATTATTTAGAAAGAACTGCCCATTGGGTTGAAAGGGTTGGATTAGAATATGTAAAAGATGTAATGCTTGATAAACAAAAAGTTAATTTCTATGCAAAAAGATTTGAAGAGTCACAAAAACATGCACAAATTGACCCTTGGGCAAAAGCTATTGAAGAGGGATTTACAAAAGAGTTTTCTCCCATTGTATTAAATCCTGAAGAATCTCACAGTTTTGAAGCAAAGGAAATATAA
- a CDS encoding bifunctional protein-serine/threonine kinase/phosphatase, with protein sequence MNNQLKVSIGQYSIKGIKDINQDFYDIYIPSEPLLTSKGIAIAIADGISSSKVSQEASKLSVISFLQDYYSTSESWSVKNSANKVLKATNSWLYSQNRQSKYHLDKDKGFVCTFSALIIKSNTAHIFHVGDTRVYKLKNNNLEQLTTDHRTWISNEKSYLSRALGIDSQLTIDYETTEIEKDDIFLLMTDGVYEFIDVEFINKSLKNCDDYNEAAKVIVQKALKNHSDDNLTIQIIKIDSLANKDSNEIHQQILNKAIPPILEARKEFEGYFIIRELSATSRSHVYLAKDNDNNQTVVIKTPSIDLQDDKAYLERFLMEEWIAKRVNNPYVAKAYNANRKQNYIYTVFEYIDAITLSQWMIDNPKPKIEVVRNILEQIARGLMAFHRLEMIHQDIRPENIMIDKTGSVKIIDFGSTRIEGILEINTFMQQEKLLGTALYSAPEYFLGEEGSVKSDIFSLGAITYQMLSNKLPYGVQVARANTKSAQNKLKYITLYPEFPLWIDGAIRKALNINPNERYSELSEFLFDLKQPNKKFLNKKLPPLIEKSPIVFWQSISLILFLIILLLINNLIKI encoded by the coding sequence ATGAATAATCAACTAAAAGTATCTATTGGTCAATACTCAATTAAAGGTATCAAAGATATCAACCAAGACTTTTATGATATTTATATTCCTAGTGAACCTCTACTTACAAGTAAAGGAATAGCAATCGCTATTGCAGATGGAATAAGTAGTAGTAAAGTAAGCCAAGAAGCTAGTAAATTATCTGTTATTTCTTTCTTACAAGATTATTACTCAACTTCTGAATCTTGGAGTGTTAAGAATTCTGCAAATAAAGTTTTAAAAGCCACAAATTCTTGGCTTTATTCTCAAAATAGGCAAAGTAAATATCACCTTGACAAAGACAAAGGATTTGTATGCACTTTTAGTGCTTTGATTATAAAATCAAATACGGCACATATTTTTCATGTGGGAGATACAAGAGTATATAAACTAAAAAATAATAATCTAGAACAACTTACAACTGATCATAGAACTTGGATTTCAAATGAAAAAAGTTATCTTAGTCGTGCTTTAGGTATTGATTCTCAACTTACCATTGATTATGAAACAACAGAAATTGAAAAAGATGATATTTTTTTACTTATGACAGATGGTGTTTATGAATTTATTGATGTGGAGTTTATTAATAAAAGTTTAAAAAATTGTGATGATTATAATGAAGCAGCAAAAGTTATTGTTCAAAAAGCCTTAAAAAATCACAGTGATGATAATTTAACTATTCAAATAATTAAAATAGATTCTTTAGCAAATAAAGACTCAAATGAGATTCATCAACAAATTTTAAACAAAGCAATACCTCCTATTTTAGAAGCAAGAAAAGAATTTGAAGGTTACTTCATTATACGAGAATTAAGTGCTACAAGTAGAAGTCATGTCTATTTAGCAAAAGATAATGATAACAATCAAACAGTTGTAATAAAAACTCCCTCAATAGACTTGCAAGATGACAAAGCTTATTTGGAGCGTTTTTTAATGGAAGAGTGGATTGCAAAAAGAGTTAATAATCCCTATGTTGCAAAGGCTTATAATGCAAATAGAAAACAAAATTATATTTATACTGTTTTTGAATATATTGATGCCATTACCTTAAGCCAATGGATGATTGATAACCCAAAACCTAAAATTGAAGTTGTGAGAAATATCCTTGAACAAATAGCAAGAGGTCTTATGGCATTTCATAGATTAGAGATGATTCACCAAGATATAAGACCTGAAAATATTATGATAGATAAAACTGGTTCAGTAAAAATCATAGATTTTGGCTCTACAAGAATTGAAGGTATTTTAGAAATAAATACTTTTATGCAGCAAGAAAAGTTACTTGGAACTGCTTTATATTCTGCACCTGAGTATTTCTTAGGAGAAGAAGGAAGCGTAAAATCTGATATTTTTTCTCTTGGTGCAATAACATATCAGATGTTATCAAACAAACTTCCATATGGAGTTCAAGTTGCACGTGCAAATACAAAAAGTGCTCAAAACAAACTTAAATATATAACTTTATATCCAGAATTTCCACTGTGGATTGATGGAGCAATAAGAAAAGCTTTAAATATAAATCCAAATGAAAGATATTCTGAGTTAAGTGAGTTTTTATTTGACTTAAAACAACCAAATAAGAAGTTTTTGAATAAAAAACTTCCACCTTTAATAGAAAAAAGCCCAATAGTTTTTTGGCAAAGTATTAGTTTGATTTTATTTTTAATCATACTTTTATTAATAAATAATTTAATTAAAATTTAA
- the cynS gene encoding cyanase, which translates to MNKVEMTEEIILAKKNLDISWEEIAAKVGLAPVFLTSACLGMNSLKEEYAKKLCEVLELSDEIAILLQEYPMKNWDKTIPNDPVIYRFYEIVGVYGETIKEIIGEKFGDGIMSAIDFSMDIDKEKNPAGDRVKITMNGKFLPYKSW; encoded by the coding sequence ATGAATAAAGTAGAAATGACAGAAGAAATAATTTTGGCTAAAAAAAATCTTGATATCTCATGGGAAGAAATAGCCGCAAAAGTAGGTTTAGCTCCTGTGTTTCTCACATCAGCCTGTCTTGGAATGAATAGTCTAAAAGAAGAATACGCAAAAAAGCTTTGTGAAGTTTTAGAGCTATCAGATGAAATTGCAATTTTATTGCAAGAGTATCCAATGAAAAACTGGGATAAAACAATTCCCAATGATCCTGTAATTTATAGATTTTATGAGATAGTTGGTGTTTATGGTGAAACTATAAAAGAAATTATTGGGGAAAAATTTGGTGATGGTATTATGAGTGCCATTGATTTTTCAATGGATATAGATAAAGAAAAAAACCCAGCTGGTGACAGAGTAAAAATTACAATGAATGGTAAATTCTTACCTTATAAATCATGGTAA
- a CDS encoding formate/nitrite transporter family protein — protein MAYLEPSEFVTKMVDSGESKIYMSTKDTLIRGYMAGAILALAAIFAITVAMKSGSPILGACLFPVGFIMLYLMKFDLLTGVFMLVPLALLDKRPGVTVKQVLRNWGLVALGNLLGALTVAFMMAFIFTYGFNTDGGPIAKKVAGIGEARTLGYSAYGLEGWITVFIRAMLCNWMVSMGVVGAMISTTVSGKAIAMWMPIMLFFFMGFEHSIVNMFLFPFSLIMGGNFTIADYLLWNELPVAAGNLVGGLAFTGLTLYATHIKTGEKRTLNNSLSNNAA, from the coding sequence ATGGCTTATTTAGAACCATCTGAATTTGTTACTAAAATGGTTGACTCAGGAGAGTCAAAAATATACATGTCTACAAAAGACACTTTAATTAGAGGATATATGGCTGGAGCAATTCTTGCTCTTGCTGCAATATTTGCAATAACAGTTGCTATGAAATCTGGTTCTCCAATATTAGGAGCATGTTTATTCCCAGTTGGATTTATTATGCTTTATTTGATGAAGTTTGATCTTTTAACAGGTGTATTTATGTTAGTTCCTTTGGCTCTTTTAGATAAAAGACCAGGTGTTACAGTAAAACAAGTTCTTAGAAATTGGGGACTAGTTGCTCTTGGTAATTTATTAGGAGCTTTAACTGTTGCTTTTATGATGGCTTTTATTTTCACATATGGTTTTAATACTGATGGAGGACCAATAGCTAAAAAAGTAGCAGGTATTGGAGAAGCTAGAACTCTTGGATATTCTGCGTATGGACTTGAAGGTTGGATTACTGTATTTATTCGAGCTATGTTATGTAACTGGATGGTCTCAATGGGTGTTGTTGGAGCAATGATATCAACAACAGTAAGTGGTAAAGCCATAGCTATGTGGATGCCAATTATGCTTTTCTTCTTTATGGGATTTGAACATTCTATCGTAAACATGTTTTTATTTCCGTTCTCATTAATTATGGGTGGAAACTTTACAATCGCTGATTATTTATTATGGAATGAATTACCTGTTGCAGCAGGAAATTTAGTTGGTGGATTAGCTTTTACAGGACTTACACTATATGCAACACATATCAAAACTGGTGAGAAAAGAACATTAAATAATTCTTTATCTAATAATGCAGCATAA
- a CDS encoding ATP-binding protein → MSLFFLIGITIKNSYQLQEKSLIDNLRNKAQTIFNLIVDVRHWNAQYNGVYVKSEDLKPNPYLNPNFIKSKNDETMVWINPAFMTRQISDIASQRDGFKLKITSNKLINKNNAPDEYEKILLDYFEKNPNKQSYWDIKDNKFKFMGALKIEKDCLKCHAKQGYKVGDIRGGISVTFDVSNEFEQLKEINKEKKLTIIFLIIAAIGGVITLIIHETMKRRDEQKISKLNESLETKVNELDDFNKTLHKKVQEEVKKQREKENLLIQQSKMAALGEMIGNIAHQWRQPISAVSAIMMNIKWTAIAEGMNKKFIDDRMKEANEQLGYMSQTIDDFRNFFKPNKEKELFDLDLEVRKTYKILKDTLQNNNINFQIFSNKEIIVFGYPSEFSQVVLNIISNAKDVLIERNTDKPKIEVHILKDEENIYCKITDNAGGIEEEIINKIFEPYFTTKESRGTGIGLYISKEIIQKHMNGLLIVKNNEVGAEFTISIPKKEEEV, encoded by the coding sequence TTGTCACTATTTTTTTTAATTGGTATTACAATTAAAAATTCATATCAATTACAAGAAAAATCTTTAATTGATAATTTGAGAAATAAAGCTCAAACAATATTTAACTTAATAGTTGATGTGAGACACTGGAATGCTCAATATAATGGAGTATATGTAAAATCAGAAGACTTAAAACCAAATCCATATTTAAATCCAAATTTCATAAAGTCAAAAAATGATGAAACAATGGTCTGGATAAATCCAGCTTTTATGACAAGACAAATTTCTGATATTGCTAGTCAAAGAGATGGATTTAAATTAAAAATTACAAGTAATAAACTTATTAATAAAAATAATGCTCCAGATGAGTATGAAAAAATATTACTCGATTATTTTGAAAAAAATCCAAATAAACAAAGTTATTGGGATATAAAAGATAATAAATTTAAATTTATGGGAGCCTTAAAGATTGAAAAAGATTGTTTAAAATGCCATGCGAAACAAGGCTACAAAGTTGGAGATATAAGAGGTGGTATTAGTGTTACTTTTGATGTATCAAATGAGTTTGAACAATTAAAAGAGATTAATAAAGAAAAAAAATTAACTATTATTTTTCTGATTATTGCTGCTATTGGAGGTGTAATTACTCTAATTATTCATGAAACTATGAAAAGAAGAGATGAACAAAAAATCTCAAAACTAAATGAATCTTTAGAAACAAAAGTAAATGAGTTAGATGATTTTAATAAAACTTTACACAAAAAAGTACAAGAAGAAGTAAAAAAACAAAGGGAAAAAGAGAATCTCTTAATCCAACAATCAAAAATGGCAGCACTTGGAGAGATGATTGGAAATATTGCCCATCAATGGAGACAACCAATAAGTGCGGTAAGTGCAATTATGATGAATATAAAATGGACTGCAATAGCAGAAGGAATGAATAAAAAGTTTATAGATGACAGAATGAAAGAAGCAAATGAACAGTTAGGATATATGTCTCAAACAATTGATGATTTTAGGAACTTTTTTAAACCAAATAAAGAAAAAGAATTATTTGATTTGGATTTAGAAGTTAGAAAAACATATAAAATATTAAAAGATACCCTTCAAAATAATAATATAAATTTCCAAATATTTTCAAATAAAGAGATAATAGTTTTTGGTTATCCCAGTGAATTTTCTCAAGTGGTATTAAATATTATTTCAAATGCAAAAGATGTTTTAATAGAACGAAATACTGATAAACCAAAAATAGAAGTACATATTTTAAAAGATGAAGAAAATATATATTGTAAAATCACAGATAATGCAGGTGGGATAGAAGAAGAAATTATCAATAAAATTTTTGAGCCATATTTTACTACTAAAGAGTCAAGAGGTACAGGAATAGGATTATATATATCTAAAGAGATAATACAAAAACATATGAATGGCTTATTGATAGTTAAAAACAATGAAGTAGGTGCAGAGTTTACAATTTCTATACCTAAAAAAGAGGAAGAAGTATGA